In Chryseobacterium gleum, a single genomic region encodes these proteins:
- a CDS encoding metallophosphoesterase family protein, translating to MIQIAVFSDVHGNLPALEVVLKDIEERGISQKFCLGDLVDFAPWGNEVIEKIRSLNIPCLMGNHDERIAFDIPVIPLSKHSEEETEARFIAIDHSKKHITKQNKKFLAELPFHLKLNYKTGEKHWNIQLVHSSLESNDTYLYESKNDEIFTSMLKNADADLIVMGHTHLSFKKQFENNSWAVNCGSVGRSKEENRLASYLVLTLDEEKITPEIVQLSYPIEETACQIRESGIPDYYAAFLENENVSIL from the coding sequence ATGATACAGATAGCTGTTTTTAGCGATGTGCACGGAAATCTTCCTGCACTAGAAGTGGTATTGAAGGATATTGAAGAGAGAGGAATCAGCCAGAAATTCTGTCTTGGAGATCTTGTAGATTTTGCACCCTGGGGAAATGAAGTGATTGAAAAAATCAGAAGCCTGAACATTCCCTGTTTGATGGGAAATCATGATGAAAGAATTGCTTTTGATATTCCTGTCATTCCTCTTTCAAAGCATTCGGAAGAAGAAACTGAAGCCCGGTTCATTGCAATAGACCATTCTAAAAAGCATATTACAAAACAGAATAAAAAATTTCTCGCTGAACTTCCTTTTCATTTAAAATTAAACTATAAAACAGGTGAAAAACACTGGAATATCCAATTGGTTCATTCAAGCCTTGAAAGTAACGATACCTATCTGTACGAGTCCAAGAATGATGAGATTTTTACGTCTATGCTGAAGAATGCGGACGCTGATCTTATTGTGATGGGACACACTCATTTATCATTTAAAAAACAATTTGAAAATAACTCTTGGGCTGTCAATTGTGGATCTGTAGGACGTTCCAAAGAAGAAAACAGACTGGCTTCTTATCTGGTGCTCACTTTGGATGAAGAAAAAATTACTCCTGAAATTGTACAGTTATCTTATCCGATTGAGGAAACTGCCTGCCAGATAAGGGAAAGCGGAATTCCGGATTATTATGCAGCGTTTCTGGAAAATGAAAATGTATCAATATTATAA
- a CDS encoding NAD-dependent epimerase/dehydratase family protein codes for MKKILITGITGYIGGSIAKKLLERNYEVTGLVRNESHVQELESLGIKTVVGNIHNEDLIKTAVAGVDAVIHNADSADDAYAVDNFIKALEGSHKTFIFTSGSAIFGGKENGRRSDFVYREDYPLTPRLEMASRVLINNYVLQSVQKDIRSIVIVPTMVYGEGLGIKKDSIQIPALINFSQKKGHGVYFGEGENIWSNLHIEDLADLYVLALEKAKEGSIYYAENGASSLKNIAEIISKKYHQQPARSLSIQDAVDNFGPAGGYFGFASNSICSADKARTELGWKPVYNSIENFI; via the coding sequence ATGAAAAAAATACTGATCACAGGTATTACCGGCTATATTGGCGGCAGTATTGCAAAAAAGCTCCTTGAGAGGAATTATGAAGTGACAGGACTCGTCCGTAATGAATCCCATGTACAGGAACTGGAATCATTGGGAATCAAGACGGTTGTAGGGAACATTCACAATGAAGACCTTATCAAAACAGCTGTTGCTGGTGTTGATGCAGTCATTCACAATGCTGATTCTGCCGATGATGCTTATGCTGTGGATAACTTTATCAAAGCTCTGGAGGGAAGTCATAAAACCTTCATTTTTACTTCAGGATCTGCCATTTTTGGAGGTAAAGAAAATGGTAGAAGGAGTGATTTTGTGTATAGAGAAGACTACCCTTTGACTCCAAGACTGGAAATGGCATCAAGGGTACTTATCAATAATTATGTACTTCAATCTGTTCAAAAAGATATAAGAAGTATCGTTATTGTTCCTACCATGGTGTATGGAGAAGGTCTGGGAATAAAAAAAGACAGTATCCAGATCCCTGCTCTGATTAATTTCTCACAGAAAAAAGGACATGGTGTTTATTTTGGCGAAGGTGAAAATATCTGGTCCAATTTACATATTGAAGATCTGGCAGATCTTTATGTACTGGCCTTGGAAAAAGCAAAAGAAGGTTCCATTTATTATGCAGAAAACGGAGCCTCATCTTTAAAAAACATTGCGGAAATCATCAGCAAAAAATATCATCAGCAACCCGCCAGATCTTTAAGCATACAGGATGCTGTTGACAATTTCGGGCCTGCAGGCGGCTATTTCGGTTTTGCATCTAACAGTATATGCAGCGCAGATAAAGCCAGAACAGAACTGGGGTGGAAACCCGTCTATAACTCAATTGAAAATTTTATTTAA
- a CDS encoding NAD(P)H-dependent oxidoreductase → MKKVLIINGGQNFGHSGGKYNQTIAENTLAVLKEFDNVEVKITNVSENYDKHEEVQKFVWADYIIYHTPIWWFQLPNGLKRYIDEVFTAGHAKGIYMSDGRKAENPEINYGTGGMLGGRKYMLTTSWNAPATAFTLPGEFFNEKSVDKGPLFGFHRMNAFVSMEKMESFHFHDVEKNANIERDMKLYREHVRNVFEKELKSELVS, encoded by the coding sequence ATGAAAAAAGTACTAATCATCAACGGAGGACAGAATTTCGGACATTCCGGAGGAAAATATAATCAAACGATCGCAGAAAATACATTGGCAGTTCTTAAAGAATTTGACAACGTAGAAGTAAAGATCACCAATGTAAGCGAAAATTATGACAAACATGAAGAAGTTCAGAAGTTTGTATGGGCGGATTACATTATTTACCACACTCCAATCTGGTGGTTCCAGCTTCCGAACGGATTGAAAAGATATATCGATGAAGTGTTCACCGCAGGTCATGCAAAAGGAATTTATATGAGTGACGGTAGAAAAGCTGAGAATCCTGAAATCAATTATGGAACAGGAGGAATGCTTGGTGGCAGAAAATATATGCTGACTACAAGCTGGAATGCTCCTGCAACCGCTTTCACACTTCCCGGAGAATTCTTTAATGAAAAAAGTGTGGACAAAGGTCCGTTATTTGGGTTCCACAGAATGAATGCTTTTGTTTCTATGGAAAAAATGGAAAGCTTCCACTTCCACGATGTGGAGAAAAACGCCAATATAGAGCGCGATATGAAGCTTTACAGAGAACATGTAAGAAATGTTTTTGAAAAAGAATTAAAATCTGAACTGGTATCATGA